A stretch of the Veillonella parvula DSM 2008 genome encodes the following:
- a CDS encoding NCS2 family permease: MSLMDYERGNQANGCLDRFFKLTKHGTSVKTEFFAGITMFIASVYILAVIPNLLSVSGMPHASAVAAVILTTAFATMLIGLVANVPVIVAPGLGLSAFFSYTICGAMGLSWQTALGAVFISGTVFVILTVTKVLNKIVDGIPQVLKTSIGVGIGLFVAFIGFKNAHIIVPNNATFVTLGNMQDPAVLLTLLGLFITSILLAKQVKGGLLIGMAFTTIAAMGLGLTKMPTTSADIFNLIPPVPVDTFAQLDVMGAIKYGIFSIIFSITIVDMFDNIGTLIGVTRKANLVDENGKFEGLNKALLCTSIGAAAGAIVGTSTVTSYIESAAAVADGGRTGLTAVVTGLLYLVSLFFAPLFLLVPVQATAPVLITIGVFMMSEVTHIDFTDFTEALPAFLTILLMPLTFSIAQGLSFGFVSYTLIKLATGRRHDIHPIMYIMTVAFIIHFAI, translated from the coding sequence TGAAAGAGGTAATCAGGCTAATGGTTGTCTTGATCGATTTTTCAAGTTGACCAAACATGGAACATCAGTAAAAACTGAGTTCTTTGCAGGTATTACAATGTTTATTGCATCCGTGTATATACTGGCGGTAATACCAAATTTACTATCTGTATCAGGAATGCCTCATGCTAGTGCCGTGGCGGCTGTAATTTTAACAACTGCTTTTGCAACTATGCTTATTGGCTTAGTAGCAAATGTTCCCGTTATCGTAGCCCCTGGCCTTGGCCTTAGTGCATTTTTTTCGTATACCATTTGTGGTGCCATGGGCCTTAGTTGGCAAACTGCATTAGGTGCCGTTTTTATTTCCGGTACAGTATTTGTTATTTTAACAGTTACCAAAGTTCTTAATAAAATTGTAGATGGTATTCCACAAGTACTGAAAACCTCTATTGGTGTAGGTATTGGTTTATTCGTTGCCTTCATTGGCTTTAAAAATGCTCATATTATCGTACCTAATAATGCTACCTTTGTAACGTTAGGTAATATGCAAGATCCAGCAGTATTATTGACTTTGTTAGGCTTATTTATTACTAGTATTTTGCTAGCAAAACAAGTTAAAGGCGGTTTGCTCATTGGCATGGCGTTCACTACAATCGCAGCAATGGGATTAGGTTTAACTAAGATGCCTACTACAAGCGCGGATATCTTTAACTTGATACCACCAGTTCCGGTTGATACATTCGCTCAGCTAGATGTAATGGGCGCTATTAAATATGGTATCTTTTCTATTATTTTTTCTATTACCATTGTAGATATGTTTGATAATATCGGTACATTAATTGGTGTAACGAGAAAAGCTAACTTGGTAGATGAAAATGGTAAGTTCGAAGGTTTGAACAAAGCATTGCTATGTACGTCTATTGGTGCTGCAGCAGGTGCCATTGTAGGTACTTCTACAGTGACTTCTTATATTGAAAGCGCGGCAGCCGTTGCCGACGGTGGTCGTACAGGTCTTACGGCAGTAGTAACTGGTCTGTTATACTTGGTATCCTTGTTCTTTGCACCATTGTTCTTATTGGTGCCCGTACAAGCGACAGCTCCTGTACTGATCACCATTGGCGTATTTATGATGAGTGAAGTAACACATATTGATTTCACGGATTTCACGGAAGCATTGCCAGCATTTTTAACAATTCTTCTTATGCCATTAACATTTAGTATTGCTCAAGGTTTATCCTTTGGCTTTGTTTCTTATACATTAATTAAATTGGCTACAGGTCGTCGTCACGATATTCATCCTATTATGTACATCATGACTGTGGCGTTCATCATTCACTTTGCTATTTAA
- the guaD gene encoding guanine deaminase: MNSTLILKGNILYTPDPSAFVSIQQGYVIAVDGVVVHCGESIPTVYTEYDVVDYGDNLIIPGFVDTHAHAPQYCNRGLGMDKELLPWLETYTFPEEAKFSDPDYARLVYGAFVHDLWCNGTTRSILFGTIHKDSTLVLMELLQKAGLSAYVGKVNMDRNSPEFLIEETNQSLADTKVWLDASAQFGPLVKPIITPRFVPSCTSELMTGLAKLAKEYDVPVQSHLSENHGEIDWVAALHPESSNYTDVYYEHHLMGTVPTVMAHCIHLSDVEMDRMAETQTMVSHCPYSNVNLSSGIAPIRKLIERNIPIGLGSDISGGHIVSMAKVLTEAIGLSKMKWAEVDSNYAPLTLSEAFYMSTKGGGQFFGHVGSFEKGYELDALIIDDASLFDPNERFLEERLERWLYVGDDRHIIERYVAGRVVPSPKG, from the coding sequence ATGAATTCGACACTTATTTTAAAAGGAAATATTTTATATACACCAGATCCCTCGGCATTTGTATCCATTCAACAGGGTTATGTTATTGCTGTAGATGGTGTGGTTGTTCATTGTGGTGAAAGTATTCCTACAGTTTATACAGAATATGATGTTGTTGATTACGGTGATAATCTCATCATTCCTGGCTTTGTGGATACCCATGCGCATGCACCACAATATTGTAATCGTGGACTTGGTATGGATAAGGAACTTTTACCGTGGCTTGAGACTTATACATTTCCTGAAGAGGCAAAGTTTAGTGATCCAGATTATGCTCGCCTAGTTTATGGTGCCTTTGTTCACGACTTATGGTGCAATGGTACAACGAGAAGTATTTTGTTTGGTACAATCCATAAAGACAGCACATTGGTGTTGATGGAGCTTTTACAAAAAGCAGGATTGTCAGCTTATGTGGGCAAGGTAAACATGGACCGTAATAGTCCGGAATTTTTGATTGAAGAAACGAATCAATCCTTAGCTGATACTAAAGTATGGTTAGATGCGTCAGCTCAATTTGGACCTTTAGTAAAACCAATTATTACCCCTCGTTTTGTACCATCTTGTACAAGTGAACTCATGACAGGACTTGCTAAATTAGCGAAAGAATACGATGTTCCTGTTCAATCTCATTTGTCGGAAAATCACGGAGAAATTGATTGGGTTGCAGCTTTACATCCTGAGTCGTCAAACTATACAGATGTGTACTATGAACATCATTTGATGGGTACTGTGCCAACTGTAATGGCTCATTGCATTCATTTGAGCGATGTAGAAATGGATCGCATGGCTGAAACGCAGACCATGGTATCCCATTGTCCCTATTCAAATGTAAATCTTTCTAGCGGAATTGCACCGATTCGTAAGCTGATTGAGCGGAATATACCAATCGGTTTAGGCTCCGATATTTCTGGTGGACATATTGTATCGATGGCAAAGGTCCTTACTGAAGCTATTGGTTTATCCAAAATGAAATGGGCTGAAGTAGACTCAAACTATGCACCGCTCACCCTAAGTGAAGCCTTCTATATGTCTACAAAGGGTGGTGGACAATTCTTTGGTCACGTTGGAAGCTTTGAAAAAGGCTATGAATTAGATGCCCTTATCATTGATGATGCCTCATTGTTCGATCCAAATGAACGTTTTTTAGAAGAGCGCTTAGAGCGCTGGTTATACGTAGGGGATGATCGTCATATCATTGAACGCTATGTGGCTGGTCGCGTAGTTCCGAGTCCAAAAGGGTAA